The following proteins come from a genomic window of Maribacter algicola:
- a CDS encoding DmpA family aminopeptidase — protein MKLRIFILLFLIQVGIMNAQKRIRDYGIEIGVLKTGKFNAITDVDGILVGHETLIEGDNIRTGVTAILPHSGNIFQSKVPAAIYIGNGFGKLAGYSQVRELGNIETPIILTNTLSVPAASEALISYTLDLTGNEDVRSVNSVVGETNDGWLNDIRGRHVKQEHVLSAIRSATSGPVKEGNVGAGTGTICFGYKGGIGTSSRVLPNSLGGFTVGVLVQSNFGGVLEINGAPVGKELNTYPYQDKILNDADGSCMIVIMTDAPLDARNLERLAKRGIMGLAKTGGIASNGSGDYVIAVSTHEAVRIAHTSKLQFNTMELLRNDEMSPLFLAAIEATEEAILNSLFTAGTMTGRDGHQIEALPLYEVLPILKKYGKIK, from the coding sequence ATGAAACTTAGGATTTTTATACTACTTTTTCTAATTCAAGTCGGCATCATGAATGCACAAAAACGAATACGGGATTACGGAATCGAGATCGGTGTATTGAAAACCGGAAAATTCAATGCCATTACGGATGTAGATGGTATTTTAGTGGGGCACGAAACCTTGATCGAAGGTGATAATATAAGGACCGGAGTTACGGCAATTCTTCCCCATTCCGGGAACATCTTCCAATCAAAGGTTCCAGCAGCGATTTACATTGGCAATGGCTTTGGGAAACTAGCGGGTTACAGTCAAGTAAGGGAATTGGGAAATATTGAGACCCCTATTATATTGACCAATACGCTAAGCGTTCCTGCAGCATCCGAAGCCTTGATTTCATATACCTTGGATTTAACCGGCAATGAGGACGTACGCTCCGTAAATTCGGTAGTAGGAGAAACAAATGACGGTTGGTTGAACGACATTCGGGGTAGACATGTAAAACAGGAGCACGTATTGAGTGCCATAAGAAGCGCCACTTCCGGCCCTGTTAAAGAGGGAAATGTGGGTGCTGGCACCGGAACGATTTGTTTTGGATATAAAGGCGGAATCGGGACTTCTTCAAGGGTGCTTCCAAACTCTTTGGGCGGATTTACCGTCGGGGTTTTGGTACAATCGAATTTTGGCGGAGTGTTGGAAATCAATGGAGCACCTGTGGGGAAGGAACTGAATACATATCCATATCAGGATAAAATTCTGAACGATGCCGATGGTTCCTGTATGATCGTCATTATGACAGATGCACCACTGGATGCGAGAAACCTGGAACGTTTGGCCAAGAGGGGTATAATGGGGTTGGCGAAAACGGGTGGCATCGCATCTAATGGAAGTGGGGATTATGTGATTGCCGTCTCCACCCATGAAGCTGTAAGGATAGCCCATACTAGCAAACTTCAGTTCAATACCATGGAATTGTTGCGGAACGATGAAATGTCGCCCTTATTTTTGGCCGCCATAGAGGCAACGGAAGAAGCCATACTGAATTCCTTATTTACGGCCGGAACCATGACAGGAAGAGATGGACATCAAATAGAGGCATTACCCCTTTACGAAGTATTACCTATTCTCAAAAAGTACGGGAAAATAAAATAA
- a CDS encoding DUF4177 domain-containing protein: MAEYKVETLIYYSKLTLDSKHIAKSSQKEIQEKLNEHAKEGWRLSSTDAVSFGAAIYVYLYFEK, encoded by the coding sequence ATGGCGGAATATAAGGTTGAGACCCTCATTTATTACAGTAAACTAACCTTGGACAGCAAGCATATCGCAAAGTCCTCACAAAAGGAAATTCAGGAAAAATTGAATGAACACGCAAAAGAGGGTTGGCGACTCTCTTCTACGGATGCCGTTAGTTTTGGGGCCGCGATTTACGTTTATCTCTATTTTGAGAAATAA
- the rimO gene encoding 30S ribosomal protein S12 methylthiotransferase RimO, whose amino-acid sequence MRTKTRKKNKINVVTLGCSKNVYDSEVLMGQLRANDKEVVHEEEGNVVVINTCGFIANAKQESVNTILEYVQKKEAGMVDKVFVTGCLSERYKPDLQKEIPNVDEYFGTSELPNLLKALGADYKHELIGERLTTTPKNYAYLKIAEGCDRPCSFCAIPLMRGKHKSTPIEDLVTEAEKLASNGVKELILIAQDLTYYGLDLYKKRNLAELLRALVKVEGIEWIRLHYAFPTGFPMDVLDVMRDEPKVCNYLDIPLQHISDSILKSMRRGTTKEKTTQLLQDFRKAVPGMTIRTTLIVGYPGETQEDFETLKSWVEEMRFERLGCFTYSHEENTHAYNLVDDVPEEVKQERANEIMEIQSQISWELNQEKIGKIFRCIIDRKEGNYFVGRTEFDSPDVDNEVLVDATKHYLKQGEFVNLKITDAADFDLYGEPV is encoded by the coding sequence ATGCGGACAAAGACACGTAAAAAGAATAAAATCAATGTGGTCACCTTAGGTTGCAGCAAAAATGTGTACGACTCGGAGGTGCTAATGGGGCAATTACGTGCCAATGACAAGGAAGTGGTCCACGAAGAGGAAGGCAATGTGGTGGTCATCAATACCTGTGGTTTTATTGCCAATGCAAAACAGGAGAGCGTAAATACCATTTTGGAATATGTTCAAAAGAAGGAGGCTGGCATGGTGGATAAAGTCTTTGTAACAGGATGTTTGAGCGAACGCTATAAGCCCGACCTGCAAAAGGAAATTCCCAATGTGGACGAATATTTTGGGACCAGTGAATTACCCAATCTTTTAAAGGCTTTGGGGGCCGACTATAAGCATGAGCTTATTGGCGAACGCTTGACAACGACCCCAAAAAATTATGCCTATTTAAAAATTGCGGAAGGTTGTGATAGACCGTGTTCCTTTTGTGCCATCCCCTTAATGCGAGGTAAGCACAAGAGTACCCCTATAGAGGATTTGGTTACAGAAGCGGAAAAATTGGCAAGTAATGGCGTTAAGGAACTGATTTTAATTGCCCAAGACCTTACCTATTATGGGCTGGACCTCTATAAGAAGAGAAATCTTGCGGAACTTCTTAGGGCTTTGGTTAAGGTTGAAGGTATTGAGTGGATCCGGTTGCATTATGCCTTTCCAACAGGATTCCCCATGGATGTATTGGATGTTATGCGGGACGAACCCAAGGTCTGCAATTATCTGGATATTCCTTTGCAACATATTTCCGATAGTATTTTGAAGAGTATGCGTAGGGGTACCACAAAGGAAAAGACGACCCAATTACTTCAGGATTTTAGGAAGGCCGTTCCGGGTATGACCATTAGAACCACCTTGATAGTGGGGTATCCCGGTGAAACCCAAGAAGATTTTGAAACTTTGAAATCGTGGGTGGAAGAGATGCGGTTCGAACGTTTGGGATGTTTTACTTATAGCCACGAGGAAAATACGCATGCCTACAATTTGGTCGATGATGTTCCCGAAGAAGTAAAACAGGAACGTGCCAATGAAATCATGGAGATACAGTCCCAAATTTCATGGGAACTGAATCAGGAAAAAATAGGCAAAATCTTTCGATGCATTATTGACCGAAAGGAAGGTAATTACTTTGTGGGTAGAACGGAGTTCGATTCCCCGGATGTGGACAATGAAGTATTGGTGGATGCCACCAAACACTATCTAAAACAAGGGGAATTCGTCAATCTTAAAATAACTGATGCAGCGGATTTTGACCTTTATGGGGAGCCTGTTTAA
- a CDS encoding serine hydrolase domain-containing protein, with the protein MRQIFSLLVPLILISNGCSTDKIDLEDERVTEIETNSLYFPPLNSDAWETVSLETLQWNEDSLPELYDVLEQSGTKAFIILQNGRIAVEWYASDSNMNSPWYWASAGKTLTSFVTGIAVEESFLELNDPTSDYLGSGWTSLPTEKENLITVWNQLTMTTGLDDTQGDCKTPDCLTYIADAGTRWAYHNAPYTLVQEVITNATGEDFELYFANTLKDKIGMNGTWLSSNGDNNVYWSTARSMARFGLLNLNEGVWDAQVILGDQDYIANMKNTSQELNKSYGYLWWLNGKESAMVPQSQAVFNFPLMANAPSDLYAGLGKDDQKLYIIPSKNMVVVRMGQDTGEAALGPSSFDNTLWEAINAIIE; encoded by the coding sequence ATGCGCCAGATTTTCTCTTTACTAGTACCGTTAATCCTCATTTCAAACGGTTGTTCCACGGACAAAATTGATTTGGAAGATGAAAGGGTAACCGAAATCGAGACCAACTCCCTATACTTCCCTCCCTTAAATTCGGATGCTTGGGAAACCGTCTCACTGGAAACTTTGCAATGGAACGAAGATTCCCTTCCTGAACTGTACGATGTTTTAGAACAATCAGGAACCAAGGCGTTCATCATACTTCAAAATGGCCGCATAGCCGTTGAATGGTACGCATCCGACTCTAATATGAATTCGCCATGGTACTGGGCCTCGGCCGGAAAGACCTTAACATCTTTCGTTACCGGTATTGCCGTTGAAGAAAGCTTTTTAGAATTGAACGATCCAACTTCAGATTACTTAGGGTCAGGCTGGACCTCGCTTCCTACAGAAAAAGAAAATTTGATTACCGTTTGGAATCAATTGACCATGACCACAGGTTTGGATGACACCCAAGGAGATTGCAAAACCCCGGATTGCCTAACGTATATCGCGGATGCAGGCACCCGATGGGCGTACCACAACGCTCCCTACACCTTAGTTCAGGAAGTTATCACAAATGCGACCGGTGAGGATTTTGAACTTTATTTTGCCAATACGCTTAAGGATAAAATTGGTATGAACGGTACCTGGCTCTCCAGCAATGGAGACAATAACGTGTATTGGAGCACCGCAAGGAGCATGGCCCGGTTTGGACTTTTGAATTTGAACGAAGGGGTTTGGGATGCTCAAGTGATTTTGGGAGACCAAGACTATATCGCCAATATGAAAAATACCTCCCAGGAGCTGAACAAATCCTACGGTTACCTTTGGTGGCTCAACGGCAAGGAAAGTGCTATGGTACCGCAATCCCAAGCTGTTTTCAATTTTCCATTAATGGCAAATGCTCCCAGCGATCTTTACGCCGGACTTGGAAAAGACGACCAAAAACTGTATATAATTCCTAGTAAAAACATGGTGGTCGTACGCATGGGTCAGGATACGGGCGAAGCGGCTTTGGGGCCTTCCAGTTTTGACAATACCCTTTGGGAGGCAATCAATGCTATTATAGAATAG